The proteins below come from a single Panicum hallii strain FIL2 chromosome 7, PHallii_v3.1, whole genome shotgun sequence genomic window:
- the LOC112899761 gene encoding protochlorophyllide reductase: protein MALQAALLPSTLSVPKKAGNLAAVVKDTAFLTVPQKKLQVPSLSVRAQAVATAPVATPGASTSTKDAKKTLRQGVVVITGASSGLGLAAAKALSETGKWHVVMACRDFLKAAKAAKGAGMAEGSYTIMHLDLASLDSVRQFVDNFRRAGMPLDSLVCNAAIYRPTARTPTFTADGYEMSVGVNHLGHFLLARLLLDDLQKSDYPSRRLIILGSITGNTNTLAGNIPPKAGLGDLRGLAGGLRGQNGSAMIDGSESFDGAKAYKDSKICNMLTMQELHRRYHEETGITFASLYPGCIATTGLFREHIPLFRLLFPPFQKFITKGFVSEAESGKRLAQVVSDPSLTKSGVYWSWNKDSASFENQLSQEASDPEKARKLWEISEKLVGLA from the exons ATGGCTCTGCAGGCCGCTCTCCTCCCTTCCACTCTCTCCGTCCCCAAGAAGGCCGGCAACCTCGCCGCCGTGGTGAAGGACACGGCTTTCCTCACCGTTCCCCAGAAG AAGCTTCAGGTGCCGTCGCTTTCGGTGAGGGCGCAGGCCGTTGCCACGGCCCCCGTGGCCACCCCGGGGGCCAGCACGTCGACCAAGGACGCCAAGAAGACGCTGCGCCAGGGCGTGGTGGTCATCACCGGCGCGTCGTCGGGGCTGGGCCTGGCCGCGGCCAAGGCCCTGTCGGAGACGGGGAAGTGGCACGTCGTGATGGCGTGCCGCGACTTCCTCAAGGCGGCGAAGGCGGCAAAGGGCGCCGGCATGGCGGAGGGCAGCTACACCATCATGCACCTGGACCTGGCCTCCCTCGACAGCGTCCGGCAGTTCGTCGACAACTTCCGCCGCGCCGGCATGCCGCTCGACTCGCTCGTCTGCAACGCCGCCATCTACCGGCCCACCGCGCGGACGCCAACGTTCACGGCGGACGGGTACGAGATGAGCGTGGGCGTCAACCACCTGGGCCACTTCCTCCTCGCGCGCCTGCTCCTCGACGACCTCCAGAAGTCTGACTATCCGTCGCGGCGCCTCATCATCCTCGGCTCCATCACCGGCAACACCAACACGCTGGCCGGGAACATCCCGCCCAAGGCCGGGCTGGGCGACCTCCGCGGGCTCGCCGGCGGGCTGCGCGGCCAGAACGGGTCCGCCATGATCGACGGCTCCGAGAGCTTCGACGGCGCCAAGGCGTACAAGGACAGCAAGATCTGCAACATGCTCACCATGCAGGAGCTgcaccggcggtaccacgaggAGACGGGCATCACCTTCGCGTCGCTCTACCCCGGGTGCATCGCCACCACGGGGCTGTTCCGCGAGCACATCCCGCTGTTCCGGCTGCTCTTCCCGCCGTTCCAGAAGTTCATCACCAAGGGGTTCGTGTCGGAGGCGGAGTCCGGCAAGAGGCTGGCGCAGGTGGTGAGCGACCCTAGCCTCACCAAGTCGGGGGTGTACTGGAGCTGGAACAAGGACTCGGCGTCGTTCGAGAACCAGCTTTCGCAGGAGGCCAGCGACCCGGAGAAGGCGAGGAAGCTCTGGGAGATCAGCGAGAAGCTCGTCGGCCTAGCCTGA